In the genome of Shewanella glacialimarina, one region contains:
- a CDS encoding OmpA family protein, with protein sequence MSIKLLFIFALIAISPSIAAATQNDTLFSPPKEVSKTKTETRNFIAYDIITQISKANIDSKVVQGQLSRINYQLPVSLSPENLINNYKQQINALNGQVIFECHTPSCFDQDDLARFISPLDTTPKDEPSLITAKIQLAQKQLYVSVYAMNWKRAAHVQLDIIEVIEEPLDLLNINQAYLGTDIIQKTFADLSHKDQKNTKDHPMLTRIPGAYIDEYQQVEFGETSLVTGILKNQHQVKTYQGRITDIGYTLPRGYSEFEVDANYQNALKQLGFIEQFSCLSKVCGKTSQLYHHMKLLKSNGMDDSQLYRLYQLQRPQGNVQVMTFVIGYNNGLSAEIRIIEQTDLNDKRVAIDLEGLTNKLAETGHVALEGLIFKFDSDELEAETIDVIKVVAQYLQSHPKQQFYVIGHTDDQGSQAYNYTLSEKRAAAVKSILQQQFSIPVSQLEAKGIGEYAPVANNLNEAGRHKNRRVELVLRSDVK encoded by the coding sequence ATGTCTATAAAGTTACTATTCATATTTGCATTAATCGCTATTTCACCATCAATCGCGGCAGCGACACAAAATGACACCTTATTTAGTCCCCCCAAAGAAGTGAGCAAAACTAAAACGGAAACCAGAAACTTCATCGCCTATGACATTATCACCCAAATTAGCAAGGCTAACATTGATAGCAAAGTGGTACAGGGGCAACTGAGCAGAATTAATTATCAATTACCCGTTTCATTGTCACCAGAAAACCTCATTAATAACTATAAACAACAAATTAACGCACTCAATGGGCAAGTTATTTTTGAATGTCATACACCTAGCTGTTTTGATCAGGATGATTTGGCACGATTCATTTCGCCGTTAGATACCACTCCAAAAGATGAACCGTCATTGATAACCGCTAAGATACAATTGGCTCAAAAACAGCTTTATGTTTCTGTGTATGCCATGAACTGGAAGCGCGCGGCTCACGTTCAATTAGACATTATTGAAGTGATTGAAGAGCCTTTAGACCTACTTAACATTAATCAAGCTTACCTAGGCACGGATATTATTCAGAAAACGTTTGCCGACTTAAGCCATAAAGACCAAAAAAATACTAAAGACCATCCTATGCTAACCCGTATTCCTGGTGCATATATTGATGAATATCAACAGGTGGAATTTGGTGAAACATCGCTGGTGACAGGCATTCTAAAGAATCAACATCAAGTTAAAACCTACCAAGGTAGAATCACCGACATTGGTTACACCCTACCACGTGGTTATTCTGAATTTGAGGTTGATGCAAACTATCAAAATGCATTAAAACAACTCGGCTTTATAGAGCAATTTAGTTGCTTATCTAAAGTATGTGGTAAAACAAGCCAGCTTTATCACCATATGAAATTATTAAAATCAAATGGCATGGATGACAGCCAGCTCTACCGTTTATATCAATTGCAAAGACCCCAGGGTAATGTTCAGGTCATGACGTTTGTGATTGGATATAACAACGGTTTATCAGCTGAAATCCGCATTATTGAACAAACAGACCTTAACGACAAAAGGGTCGCAATTGATTTGGAAGGGTTAACCAATAAGCTTGCAGAAACCGGTCATGTGGCGCTAGAAGGACTTATCTTCAAATTTGATAGTGATGAACTAGAAGCTGAAACCATAGATGTGATTAAAGTGGTTGCCCAATATCTACAAAGTCATCCAAAACAACAGTTCTATGTTATTGGTCATACAGATGACCAAGGCAGCCAGGCATACAATTACACTTTATCAGAAAAACGCGCCGCGGCGGTTAAAAGCATTTTGCAGCAACAATTTTCTATCCCTGTATCACAGCTAGAAGCCAAAGGTATTGGAGAATATGCCCCAGTTGCAAATAACCTAAATGAAGCCGGAAGACATAAAAATCGTCGAGTTGAACTCGTCTTACGTTCAGATGTCAAATAA
- a CDS encoding helix-turn-helix domain-containing protein, which yields MSLQNIITIDLPLQQTNQFFHISNLLALNLIQSHSDDVKNTLNTLEPNPKDMHIIVHYFESPLTSLQQIDSDLLNTHLHIAICPKLTTELEVTFISSGFHCNMQADDSVVDKINSIKQVQAKEISFSHKAISRYVLQKKRLPSFTNRTKILALTTKKEQQILGFIWDGHSNEEIAHRLGISINTVKMHVQNIYKKTKIKSRGQLFALAG from the coding sequence ATGTCTTTACAGAATATTATTACAATTGATTTACCGCTACAGCAAACCAATCAATTTTTTCATATTTCAAATTTACTGGCATTAAATTTAATTCAGTCTCACTCAGATGATGTTAAAAATACATTAAACACCCTTGAGCCTAACCCTAAAGATATGCATATAATCGTGCATTATTTCGAGTCCCCATTAACATCACTTCAACAAATAGACAGCGACTTACTCAATACACACCTACATATCGCAATCTGCCCTAAATTAACGACAGAACTGGAAGTCACCTTTATCTCATCGGGATTTCATTGCAACATGCAAGCTGATGATTCTGTTGTAGATAAAATAAATTCTATTAAACAAGTACAAGCGAAAGAGATAAGTTTTAGCCATAAAGCTATTTCACGTTATGTATTACAAAAAAAGCGCTTACCTTCGTTCACTAATCGCACCAAAATTTTGGCGCTGACAACCAAAAAAGAGCAACAAATACTAGGGTTTATTTGGGATGGACATTCAAATGAAGAAATCGCTCACAGGCTAGGCATTTCGATAAACACGGTCAAAATGCATGTGCAGAATATATATAAAAAAACCAAAATTAAAAGTCGTGGTCAATTATTTGCATTGGCTGGATAA
- a CDS encoding DUF4339 domain-containing protein translates to MKEWYFSNNGELNGPLGLAESIKYVKTNPNTYAWHPSYAYWMPVSDIADFEMTITPPPSPIEIPLDLIESFLVKEKELNTALGRIETTLQVIGVSMSDLDRDTISCKNKTQNLNEQVKATIRAVNEQYEALQKALAGVSSSHT, encoded by the coding sequence ATGAAAGAATGGTACTTCTCAAATAATGGCGAACTTAATGGACCATTAGGCTTAGCTGAATCAATCAAGTATGTAAAAACCAATCCAAACACTTATGCATGGCATCCTTCCTATGCTTATTGGATGCCAGTGAGCGATATTGCCGATTTTGAAATGACAATAACACCGCCACCATCTCCGATTGAAATTCCGCTTGATCTTATTGAGAGTTTTTTAGTAAAAGAGAAAGAACTTAATACAGCTTTGGGTCGGATTGAAACTACTTTGCAAGTTATTGGTGTTTCAATGAGTGATTTAGATCGCGACACGATTAGCTGTAAGAATAAGACCCAAAACTTAAATGAGCAGGTTAAGGCGACTATTAGAGCGGTTAATGAGCAGTATGAAGCCTTGCAGAAAGCCCTGGCTGGCGTCTCTAGTTCACATACTTAA